The following is a genomic window from Thermodesulfobacteriota bacterium.
GGGACAAAAAAGACAAGCGATATTTGACGCCCTTAAGGCCATAATCCTGAGGATAAGTCAAACTAAACCCGTCGTTATAGCAATTGAAGACCTCCATTGGATTGATAAAACCTCAGAGGAGTTTCTTAATAGTATTGCAAGAAGTATGGGTAATGAACGAATCATGCTTCTCTTTACCTGTCGCCCGGGATTTGTTCATAGCTTTATCGACAAACCTTACTACACCCAGATTGCGTTAGCGTCTCTTTCATCAGGCGATTGCAGGTTTCTAGTGGAATCTATTCTGAAAAGTGAAGAAATATCCGAAGAATTAATGGGACTGATACTTAAAAAAACCGCAGGTAATGCCTTATTTGTGGAAGAGGTCACAAGGTCGCTTATCGACAGCGGAACAATTGTCAAGAGTGATGGACAATACACGGTAGAGAAAGAAGTATCTGAGATTGAAGTTCCGAGCAGTGTACAAGATATAATCATGGCCAGGATAGACCGACTTGAGGAAAGTCGGAAATCGAAACTCCAACTGTGCTCGGTTATAGGAAGGGAGTTCAGATTTGAGCTACTTCAAAAGGTATCCGCTATTGACGAAAGTGAGCTTAGGGAACGCCTTATGACACTCACAAACTCCGATCTAATCTACGAAAGGGGGGTTTACCCTGACCTCGACTATCTATTCAAACATGCTCTTACACTCGAAGTCGCATACAACACACTTTTGCTTCAAAAGAGAAAGGAACTCCATGACAGGGTGGGGAGAGCAATCGAAGAGATGTATCCCTCCCGTCTTGAAGACTTCTATGGTGTCCTTGCCCATCATTTTAGTAAGACCGATAACAGGGAAAAGGCGGTTTATTATTTAACGCTAGTTGGCAAAAGGGCAAAGGAAGTTCTTTCAACCGATGAAGCCCTTACCAACCTTAACGAAGCACTACGACTTCTAGAGCAAATGGAAAAGACGGATACCGGCGAGGGTAGAAGGATAGATATTCTATTTGAGATAGAAAACATATACGACAACATAGCAAAAAGAGATGATCAGAAAAAGATTCTCGAAGAAATAGTAAACATATCTAAAGAAACAAATGACAAGGGAAGGCTTTCAGATGGTTACATCAAGCAGGGCGAACTCTTGAGTGTGATGGGAGAATACCAGAAAGCAAAGGAAATCTGCCAAACAGCGCTTACCCTTAAAAGGGAGATAGGGGATAAAATAGGCGAGGGAAAAGCTTTGAGAGGTATGGGCTTTATAAATTGGCGTTCGGCCGATTACAACGAAGCTCTGAAGTACCACAAAGAGGCCTTGAGGGTGCATCGAGAAGTGGGCAGTAGCGAAGCAGAAGGATATGAACTTATCAGTTTAGGGGAAGTCTATAGGAAGCTTGGTCAATATGAAGATGCCCTGTCACATCTTCACGAGGCCTTTAACTTACATAGAGAAGCAAGAATAGTAACAGGTCAGAATGTCTCCGCATTTAACATCGGAAACGTCTACGGAGAAATGGGCAATTACGAGAAATGCGCGGAGTACTACCGAGAATGCTGGAGAATCATTAAAGAAAGCGGGTTCAGGAGCTTTCGTGCGTACTCCTATCTTATTGTTCCAATCAGTTTAGCAAATGTATACTCGCGTTTGGGTAATTACGAAGATTCACTCCAATACTACGCTGAAGCACTGGATATAAGCAGAGGCCTTGGGGATAAGACCGAAGAGGCCAACATACTGAGTTACATTGCTACCACATATAATATATTAGGAGCATATGATGAGTCTATAAAACATTACAAAGAGGCCTTGAAGATCTATCGAAAATTAGGAGACAATGAAGCAGAAGGAGCAGTACTCAATCACATAGGTAATACTTACCGTCAACACCTTAACGATTATCGAGAGGCTCTATCATATTATAAAGAGGGTTTGGAAGTTGCAAAAAAGAACGGCGACGAAGATGGGGCCAGAAGTATTCTTAATAACCTGGGGGTAGTCAATTGGAATCTCGGTCTCCACGAAGAAGCCCTTACTTACTACCGCGAGGCATTGGAAATCTGTAAAAGGATTGGAAATACGATAGGAGAAGGTGTTACACTCAGTGGAATGGCGATTGTTTATCTGAGCCTGCGTCAGTACGATGACGCCTTAAGATGTAACGAGGAAGCCTTAAATATCCTGAAGCCAACGGGAGACCAAAAGGTGGAGGGTTATATCCTAAATTCTATCGGGAACGTGTATAATGAGATGGGTGATTACCAGAAGGCTTGGAGATACTATCAAGAGTCTCTAAGGATAAGAAGGGAGCTCCAGGATAAAAAGGGAGAGGCCTGGGCACATCATAATCTCGGCAGGGTCTATATGAACCTGTCTAATTATGAGGAGGCATCGAAACACTACGAGGAAGCCCTATTCCTCGCTGAGGAACTGGGAGAAGAGAAATTAACCGTTAGCACTAGGGATGCTTTGAGTGAGATCAAAGGGGTGGAGAAAAGTGTTTAAAGTATAGTGGATAGTCTTTTGTGTTTAGTCTTTAGTTTATAAATAATTACACAAAAAACCAAAAACTAAAAGCTAAAAACTAA
Proteins encoded in this region:
- a CDS encoding tetratricopeptide repeat protein yields the protein GQKRQAIFDALKAIILRISQTKPVVIAIEDLHWIDKTSEEFLNSIARSMGNERIMLLFTCRPGFVHSFIDKPYYTQIALASLSSGDCRFLVESILKSEEISEELMGLILKKTAGNALFVEEVTRSLIDSGTIVKSDGQYTVEKEVSEIEVPSSVQDIIMARIDRLEESRKSKLQLCSVIGREFRFELLQKVSAIDESELRERLMTLTNSDLIYERGVYPDLDYLFKHALTLEVAYNTLLLQKRKELHDRVGRAIEEMYPSRLEDFYGVLAHHFSKTDNREKAVYYLTLVGKRAKEVLSTDEALTNLNEALRLLEQMEKTDTGEGRRIDILFEIENIYDNIAKRDDQKKILEEIVNISKETNDKGRLSDGYIKQGELLSVMGEYQKAKEICQTALTLKREIGDKIGEGKALRGMGFINWRSADYNEALKYHKEALRVHREVGSSEAEGYELISLGEVYRKLGQYEDALSHLHEAFNLHREARIVTGQNVSAFNIGNVYGEMGNYEKCAEYYRECWRIIKESGFRSFRAYSYLIVPISLANVYSRLGNYEDSLQYYAEALDISRGLGDKTEEANILSYIATTYNILGAYDESIKHYKEALKIYRKLGDNEAEGAVLNHIGNTYRQHLNDYREALSYYKEGLEVAKKNGDEDGARSILNNLGVVNWNLGLHEEALTYYREALEICKRIGNTIGEGVTLSGMAIVYLSLRQYDDALRCNEEALNILKPTGDQKVEGYILNSIGNVYNEMGDYQKAWRYYQESLRIRRELQDKKGEAWAHHNLGRVYMNLSNYEEASKHYEEALFLAEELGEEKLTVSTRDALSEIKGVEKSV